In [Leptolyngbya] sp. PCC 7376, a genomic segment contains:
- a CDS encoding ABC transporter substrate-binding protein, translating into MVLKLWRSPQRSSQVTNYFRPTKTISFALSFGFFLTACQSTVTTPEIASNNDCVEQFDKNTDYFPDKVDPQFAQGFEVEYHTNYKVVTVKQPWEEAAEDLNYIFVQCGTPAPTDYPNATIVEIPTQRVLAMSTTYLPHIEKLDQLESLVGVTDRRLIYSDIIRKKIEEGVIQEVGDLQSDAEKILNLQTDVILSYRLDNTESSGFKTLEALNQPIVLDAAHLEATPLGRAEWLKFTALLFNGEAKANAEFTAIAQRYQDLIKQTQTLANSPTILSGSPFQGVWYMPAGKSYVAQFFRDANINYPWSETDSRLSLPLDLEAVLDQAKDADIWVNVNPAWQSAKDVLAEDKRYGLFAAFETKQVYAANARVAPEGGNDFWESGVTNPDIVLADLIKIAYPEQLPEHELYYYQQLN; encoded by the coding sequence ATGGTTTTAAAACTATGGCGATCGCCTCAAAGATCATCCCAAGTCACTAATTATTTTCGACCGACTAAAACGATTTCATTTGCCCTTAGTTTTGGATTCTTTCTAACAGCTTGCCAATCTACTGTTACAACACCAGAAATTGCATCAAATAATGATTGTGTTGAGCAGTTTGACAAAAATACAGACTATTTCCCTGACAAAGTCGATCCTCAATTTGCCCAAGGATTTGAAGTTGAATACCACACAAATTATAAAGTTGTCACTGTCAAACAACCTTGGGAAGAAGCAGCAGAAGATTTAAATTATATTTTTGTTCAATGTGGCACACCTGCACCAACAGACTATCCGAATGCGACAATCGTTGAAATCCCAACCCAACGGGTTTTGGCGATGTCCACGACTTATCTGCCCCACATTGAAAAGTTAGACCAATTAGAGTCTTTAGTGGGCGTTACGGATCGCCGTCTTATTTATAGTGACATTATCCGAAAAAAAATTGAAGAAGGCGTTATTCAGGAAGTTGGCGATTTACAATCTGATGCCGAAAAAATCCTCAATTTACAAACCGATGTCATTTTAAGTTATCGCCTCGATAATACTGAAAGCAGTGGGTTTAAAACTCTAGAAGCCCTAAATCAACCGATTGTTTTAGATGCTGCCCATCTCGAGGCAACGCCTTTAGGTCGAGCTGAATGGCTAAAATTTACAGCTTTACTTTTTAATGGAGAGGCCAAAGCTAACGCAGAGTTTACGGCGATCGCCCAACGTTACCAAGACCTAATTAAACAAACTCAAACCCTCGCCAATTCACCAACGATTTTGAGTGGTTCCCCTTTTCAGGGGGTTTGGTATATGCCCGCGGGGAAAAGTTACGTGGCACAATTTTTCCGGGATGCAAATATTAATTATCCTTGGTCAGAAACAGATTCCCGTTTAAGTTTGCCGTTAGATTTAGAGGCTGTTTTAGATCAAGCAAAAGATGCAGATATTTGGGTCAATGTAAATCCGGCTTGGCAGTCTGCAAAAGATGTCTTAGCAGAAGATAAACGCTATGGACTATTCGCTGCCTTTGAGACAAAACAAGTCTATGCAGCCAACGCCCGTGTTGCTCCTGAAGGTGGCAATGATTTCTGGGAAAGTGGCGTTACAAATCCCGATATTGTCCTTGCTGATTTAATTAAAATTGCCTATCCAGAACAATTGCCAGAACACGAACTCTATTATTATCAGCAGCTAAATTAG
- a CDS encoding iron ABC transporter permease, with product MSLPKVFRWQKSSYITVLIGLFFLWFCLFSISLCLGSVTIPFNKVLEIIFLRDSQQTEVWQQIIWQLRFPRAIAATFAGAALGIGGIQMQTLFNNPLAGPFVLGINSGAGLGVALVILGSGFIGGVAGSFSVAVAASLGAIAVLSLVLLIARRVPHNATLLILGLMLGYVSNSLVTMLLHFSPSEAMRLYLSWTFGSFAQIQREQLPIFSVLILVGGIMAYLSAKSLNALLLGKQYAQSLGLNIRKTRRQVIMSTAILSGTVTAFCGPISFVGLAVPHLCRYLLKTVNHRLLIPAIALMGASLALLADIIAQLPGSQLTLPLNTVTALFGAPIVITIILRRHKP from the coding sequence GTGTCATTACCGAAAGTATTTCGGTGGCAAAAGTCATCTTACATTACTGTTTTAATAGGGCTGTTTTTTCTTTGGTTTTGTTTATTCAGCATTAGTTTATGTCTAGGCTCAGTAACAATTCCATTTAATAAAGTTCTAGAAATCATCTTTTTGCGAGATTCCCAACAGACAGAAGTTTGGCAACAAATCATTTGGCAATTGAGATTTCCACGGGCGATCGCCGCCACTTTTGCGGGAGCAGCATTGGGCATCGGTGGCATCCAAATGCAGACCTTATTTAATAATCCTCTCGCTGGGCCTTTTGTGCTGGGCATCAACTCTGGCGCGGGTTTAGGAGTCGCCCTTGTCATCCTAGGCAGTGGCTTTATTGGTGGCGTTGCGGGCAGCTTTAGTGTGGCGGTGGCTGCCAGTTTGGGGGCGATCGCCGTGTTAAGTTTAGTGCTCCTCATTGCTCGTCGAGTACCTCACAATGCCACGCTATTAATTTTGGGATTGATGTTAGGTTACGTCAGTAATTCTTTGGTGACCATGCTGCTGCATTTTAGTCCAAGTGAAGCAATGCGACTTTACCTGAGTTGGACCTTTGGTAGTTTTGCTCAAATTCAACGAGAGCAATTACCAATTTTTTCAGTTTTGATTTTAGTGGGTGGCATAATGGCTTACCTATCAGCCAAGTCCTTAAATGCGCTTTTATTAGGAAAACAATATGCCCAAAGTTTAGGTTTAAATATTAGAAAAACTCGCCGTCAAGTGATTATGAGCACCGCAATTTTATCGGGCACTGTCACTGCATTTTGTGGCCCTATTTCATTTGTTGGTTTAGCGGTACCTCACCTATGCCGATACTTACTAAAAACCGTCAATCATCGCCTCCTCATTCCGGCGATCGCCCTGATGGGAGCCAGCCTTGCCCTCCTCGCAGATATCATTGCGCAATTGCCTGGAAGCCAACTCACTCTGCCACTAAATACAGTGACAGCCTTATTTGGTGCACCCATCGTGATCACCATTATTTTGCGCCGCCATAAACCCTAA
- the cimA gene encoding citramalate synthase, protein MKEQQVWIYDTTLRDGSQREGLALSFEDKIRIAQTLDEMGIPFIEGGWPGANPKDVQFFWHLRENPLKQAQVVAFCSTRRPNISAKDDKLLKAILAAETLWVTIFGKSWDLHVTEGLHTSLAENLAMIDDSIRFLKSQGRRVIYDAEHWFDGYKHNPDYALQTLQTAVDAGAEWLVLCDTNGGTLPHEVIEIIEEIYLKLPDLQVPLGIHTHNDAGMAEANAVMAVQAGATMVQGTINGYGERCGNANLCTLMPTLQLKLKRQCLESMALNRLTATSRLVSEIVNLAPDEHAPYVGRSAFAHKGGIHVSAVQKNPLTYEHIAPESIGNERRIVISDQSGLSNILSKAQSFGIELDKSNPECREILQQLKDLEHEGYQFEAAEASFKLLIRSALGQRQEFFSLQGFHVNCDVGNDSSLAIATIKLEVHGKKLLEAAEGNGPVAALDAALRKALTKFYPAIANFGLTDYKVRILDGAAGTEAKTRVLVESSDGKTRWTTVGVSKNILEASYRAVVEGIEYGLLMHSPYPSVPLPVHSL, encoded by the coding sequence ATGAAAGAGCAGCAGGTTTGGATTTACGACACTACATTACGCGACGGTTCCCAGCGTGAGGGACTCGCCTTATCCTTTGAAGACAAAATTCGTATCGCCCAAACTTTAGATGAAATGGGGATTCCGTTTATTGAAGGTGGGTGGCCTGGTGCGAATCCCAAAGACGTTCAATTCTTTTGGCATCTGCGCGAAAATCCCCTTAAGCAAGCCCAAGTTGTTGCTTTTTGTTCGACTCGCCGTCCTAATATTTCTGCAAAAGACGACAAATTATTGAAAGCAATTTTGGCAGCAGAAACCCTTTGGGTCACAATTTTTGGGAAATCTTGGGATCTTCATGTCACAGAAGGTCTGCATACTAGCCTCGCTGAAAATTTAGCGATGATCGATGACAGTATTCGATTTCTGAAAAGCCAAGGTCGTCGCGTTATTTATGATGCAGAGCATTGGTTCGATGGCTATAAACATAATCCTGACTATGCGCTACAAACCTTACAGACGGCGGTTGATGCTGGGGCAGAATGGTTAGTTCTATGTGATACGAATGGTGGTACCCTCCCCCATGAAGTGATTGAAATTATCGAAGAGATTTATCTGAAATTGCCTGATTTACAAGTGCCTCTCGGCATTCACACGCACAATGATGCGGGAATGGCAGAAGCGAATGCGGTGATGGCAGTTCAGGCTGGAGCAACGATGGTGCAAGGGACGATTAATGGCTATGGCGAACGGTGTGGCAACGCAAATCTCTGCACCCTAATGCCGACCTTGCAGCTGAAATTAAAGCGTCAATGTCTTGAGTCGATGGCTCTAAATCGATTAACAGCAACGAGTCGTTTGGTGAGTGAAATTGTGAACCTTGCGCCAGATGAGCATGCACCCTATGTGGGTCGTTCTGCGTTTGCCCATAAGGGTGGTATTCATGTGTCGGCGGTGCAGAAAAATCCATTGACTTATGAGCATATTGCGCCGGAATCGATTGGGAATGAGCGGCGAATTGTGATTTCGGATCAGTCAGGTTTGAGTAATATTTTGTCGAAAGCCCAAAGTTTTGGGATTGAGCTAGATAAAAGTAATCCTGAATGTCGGGAAATTCTCCAACAGTTAAAGGATTTGGAGCATGAAGGCTATCAGTTTGAGGCAGCGGAAGCGAGTTTTAAGTTGTTGATTCGCTCAGCCTTAGGGCAACGACAAGAATTCTTCTCGTTACAGGGATTCCATGTGAATTGTGATGTAGGAAATGATTCGAGTTTGGCGATCGCCACTATTAAGTTAGAGGTTCACGGCAAGAAATTATTAGAAGCTGCAGAGGGAAATGGCCCAGTGGCGGCATTGGATGCGGCATTACGAAAAGCCCTCACCAAGTTTTATCCGGCGATCGCCAACTTTGGGTTGACGGATTATAAAGTGCGGATTTTAGATGGCGCAGCGGGCACTGAGGCGAAAACGCGGGTGCTGGTGGAATCAAGTGATGGCAAAACGCGTTGGACAACGGTGGGCGTCTCAAAAAATATTTTGGAAGCATCTTACCGGGCGGTGGTGGAAGGGATTGAGTATGGCTTGTTGATGCACTCCCCCTACCCTTCCGTGCCATTGCCAGTGCATTCGCTTTAG
- the psb29 gene encoding photosystem II biogenesis protein Psp29, whose product MNQVRTVSDAKRDFYGQHTRPINSIFRRVVEELLVEMHLVSVNVDFRYDPFYALGIVTSYERFMQGYRPESDKISIFQAMCQAVGGSAEFYKNDATALVELAKRCSGQQLVDCFRQDNAPEGAGELWAKVEAIAANKKFKYSRLFAIGLYTFLGEAEPALLEDADKRDEMLATLTEAMNLPGEKMKKDLDLYRSNLEKMTQVLAVIEDALVAERKRREKAEAETTTEDSKSEETQPETETTDAVSE is encoded by the coding sequence GTGAATCAAGTTCGCACAGTCTCCGATGCCAAACGTGATTTCTACGGACAACATACTCGTCCGATTAATTCAATTTTCCGTCGGGTTGTTGAAGAGCTTTTAGTGGAAATGCACTTAGTCTCTGTCAATGTTGATTTTCGTTATGATCCCTTCTATGCGCTTGGGATTGTCACGTCCTATGAGCGGTTTATGCAAGGATATCGTCCTGAATCTGACAAAATTTCTATTTTTCAGGCAATGTGCCAAGCTGTTGGTGGTTCCGCTGAATTCTACAAAAACGATGCAACGGCTCTTGTTGAGTTAGCAAAGCGTTGCTCTGGTCAACAGTTGGTTGATTGTTTCCGCCAGGATAATGCTCCTGAAGGTGCTGGGGAGCTTTGGGCTAAGGTTGAGGCGATCGCCGCAAATAAAAAATTTAAATATAGTCGTTTGTTTGCTATTGGTCTCTACACTTTTTTAGGTGAAGCTGAGCCTGCACTTCTAGAAGATGCAGATAAGCGTGATGAGATGCTGGCGACATTAACTGAGGCGATGAATTTGCCCGGTGAAAAAATGAAAAAGGATCTCGATCTTTATCGCAGCAATCTCGAAAAGATGACCCAAGTTTTAGCTGTTATTGAAGATGCTTTAGTTGCAGAGCGTAAGCGTCGTGAGAAAGCTGAAGCTGAAACGACAACAGAAGATAGTAAGTCTGAAGAAACTCAACCAGAAACTGAAACAACAGATGCTGTATCTGAATAA
- a CDS encoding F0F1 ATP synthase subunit gamma, with product MPNLKGIRDRIQSVKNTKKITEAMRLVAAAKVRRAQEQVTSTRPFANTLLQVLYGLKSRLRLEEADLPLLKQRDVKSVGLLVITGDRGLCGGYNANIIRKAEQRAKELEKQGIKYTFVLVGRKATQYFQNRKAPISKTYVGLEQIPSASEASQVADELLSLFLSGSVDKIELIYTRFVSLISSQPVIQTLLPLIPEALTDADDETFNLITRGGKFQVERSKVEADLKDLPKDMIFEQAPQDILNALLPLYLSNQLLRALQEGAASELAARMTAMNNASENASELMKDLTRSYNKARQAAITQELAEVVAGANAL from the coding sequence ATGCCAAACCTAAAAGGGATTCGTGATCGAATCCAATCGGTGAAAAACACCAAAAAAATTACCGAAGCAATGCGTCTGGTTGCGGCAGCGAAAGTTCGCCGGGCACAAGAGCAGGTAACCTCGACTCGTCCTTTTGCGAATACATTACTGCAAGTTTTGTATGGTCTGAAGAGCCGTTTGCGTTTAGAAGAAGCAGATTTGCCTCTTTTGAAACAGCGCGATGTCAAGTCTGTTGGTCTACTTGTAATTACAGGCGATCGCGGACTATGTGGTGGTTATAATGCCAACATTATCCGTAAAGCAGAACAGCGTGCCAAAGAGCTAGAAAAGCAAGGTATTAAATATACTTTTGTGCTCGTTGGTCGTAAGGCAACCCAGTATTTCCAAAATCGGAAGGCACCCATCAGCAAAACTTACGTTGGTCTAGAACAGATTCCTTCTGCTTCTGAAGCTTCGCAAGTTGCTGACGAACTACTTTCTCTGTTTTTGTCTGGCAGTGTCGACAAGATCGAGTTGATCTATACGCGATTTGTTTCGTTGATTAGTTCTCAACCCGTAATTCAGACTTTGTTACCGCTGATTCCAGAAGCTCTAACAGATGCTGATGATGAGACATTTAACCTGATTACCCGTGGTGGTAAGTTCCAAGTTGAACGCTCTAAGGTCGAAGCTGACCTGAAGGACTTGCCGAAAGACATGATCTTTGAGCAAGCTCCCCAAGATATTTTGAATGCACTCTTGCCTCTATATCTCAGCAATCAGTTACTGCGTGCTTTGCAAGAAGGTGCAGCTAGTGAATTAGCCGCACGAATGACTGCAATGAACAATGCTAGCGAGAATGCAAGTGAGTTGATGAAGGATTTGACCCGTTCTTATAACAAGGCGCGTCAAGCTGCCATTACCCAAGAACTTGCAGAGGTTGTAGCTGGTGCGAACGCTCTCTAA
- the atpA gene encoding F0F1 ATP synthase subunit alpha, whose protein sequence is MINIRPDEISSIIRQQIESYDQKVQVDSVGTVLKVGDGIARIYGLEQAMSGELLEFEDGTVGIALNLEEDNVGAVLMGDGRDIQEGSSVKATGRIAEIPVGDATVGRVVDALARPIDGKGDIAATDNRLIEFMAPGIIDRRSVHEPMQTGITAIDAMIPVGRGQRELIIGDRQTGKTAVAVDTIINQADQDVICVYVAVGQKASTVAQVVATLEAKGALDYTVIVAANANDPATLQYLAPYTGAAIAEYFMYKGKATLVVYDDLTKQAQAYRQMSLLLRRPPGREAYPGDVFYLHSRLLERAAKLSDKLGGGSMTALPIIETQAGDVSAYIPTNVISITDGQIFLSSDLFNAGFRPAINAGISVSRVGSAAQTKAMKKVAGKLKLELAQFAELEAFAQFASDLDAATQNQLARGQRLRQILKQPQNSPLSVAEQVAIVYAGLNGYLDEIPVDQVVEFTTGLRQYLTTSKAKYGEIIAAEAKLTDEAETLLKDAITEQKQAFSVSV, encoded by the coding sequence ATGATTAATATTAGACCCGACGAAATTAGTAGTATTATTCGTCAACAAATTGAGTCTTATGACCAAAAGGTTCAAGTCGATAGTGTAGGAACCGTTCTTAAAGTCGGTGATGGCATCGCCCGTATCTACGGTCTTGAGCAAGCTATGTCAGGCGAACTTCTTGAGTTTGAAGATGGCACAGTTGGTATCGCCCTCAACCTTGAAGAAGACAACGTTGGTGCGGTATTGATGGGTGATGGCCGCGATATCCAAGAAGGTAGTAGCGTTAAAGCGACTGGCCGTATTGCAGAAATTCCTGTTGGTGATGCAACTGTTGGTCGTGTTGTTGATGCCCTTGCTCGTCCTATCGACGGTAAGGGTGACATCGCAGCAACTGATAACCGCCTCATCGAATTCATGGCGCCCGGTATTATTGACCGTCGCTCCGTTCACGAGCCAATGCAGACAGGTATTACCGCGATTGACGCGATGATTCCGGTTGGTCGTGGACAGCGTGAACTTATTATTGGTGACCGTCAAACTGGTAAGACTGCTGTTGCAGTTGACACTATCATTAACCAAGCTGACCAAGACGTTATCTGTGTATACGTTGCGGTTGGTCAAAAGGCTTCTACTGTTGCTCAAGTTGTTGCAACCCTCGAAGCGAAAGGTGCGCTTGACTACACTGTCATTGTTGCTGCAAATGCAAACGACCCTGCAACTCTCCAATATCTCGCGCCTTACACTGGTGCGGCGATCGCCGAGTATTTCATGTACAAAGGCAAAGCAACACTCGTTGTTTATGATGACTTGACGAAGCAAGCACAGGCTTACCGTCAAATGTCTCTCTTGCTCCGTCGTCCGCCTGGACGTGAAGCATACCCTGGTGATGTTTTCTACCTACACTCCCGTCTTCTTGAACGTGCTGCAAAGCTCAGCGATAAGCTCGGTGGCGGTAGCATGACGGCATTACCGATCATTGAAACCCAAGCGGGTGACGTATCGGCTTATATCCCGACAAACGTTATTTCGATTACTGACGGTCAAATCTTCTTGTCTTCTGACCTCTTTAACGCTGGTTTCCGTCCTGCAATTAATGCGGGTATCTCCGTATCCCGTGTAGGTTCTGCAGCACAAACCAAAGCAATGAAGAAGGTTGCGGGTAAGTTGAAGCTTGAATTGGCTCAATTTGCTGAACTTGAAGCATTTGCGCAGTTTGCATCTGATCTTGATGCCGCGACTCAGAATCAGTTGGCTCGTGGTCAGCGCCTTCGTCAGATTCTTAAGCAGCCTCAAAACTCTCCTCTCTCCGTTGCTGAGCAAGTTGCGATTGTATACGCAGGCTTGAATGGCTACCTTGATGAGATCCCTGTTGATCAGGTTGTTGAATTCACCACTGGCTTACGTCAATATTTGACGACTAGTAAAGCTAAGTATGGTGAAATCATTGCAGCTGAAGCGAAGCTAACTGATGAGGCAGAAACCCTCCTCAAGGATGCGATCACCGAGCAAAAGCAGGCTTTCTCTGTTTCTGTATAA
- the atpH gene encoding ATP synthase F1 subunit delta, with amino-acid sequence MKGSAMSAQLVEPYAEALMSLAKDTGKVDDFADYSRSFLTAFKESEEFRFFIANPLLDAEEQKGVLKSICGKDIDAYFLNFLFLLVDRRRIAFSEALFERFIALQRELKNIVLAQITCATALSREQEDAIAEQVKSITGSNNIELEITTDTSLIGGVIIKVGSQVFDASLRGQIRRISMGLLGTN; translated from the coding sequence ATGAAAGGAAGTGCAATGAGTGCACAATTGGTTGAGCCTTATGCTGAGGCATTAATGTCTCTGGCTAAGGATACTGGCAAAGTTGATGACTTTGCAGACTACTCCCGTTCTTTCCTCACTGCATTTAAGGAATCGGAGGAATTCCGTTTCTTTATTGCTAATCCTTTGCTTGATGCTGAGGAACAAAAGGGTGTTTTAAAAAGCATCTGCGGTAAAGATATTGATGCTTATTTTTTGAATTTTCTATTTTTGTTGGTAGATCGTCGTCGCATTGCTTTTTCGGAAGCTCTCTTTGAGCGGTTTATCGCATTACAACGAGAATTAAAGAACATTGTTCTAGCTCAAATCACTTGTGCAACGGCCTTAAGCCGTGAACAAGAAGATGCGATCGCCGAGCAAGTTAAATCAATAACTGGTTCGAACAATATAGAACTGGAAATCACAACCGATACCAGCTTGATTGGTGGTGTGATTATTAAAGTTGGTTCTCAAGTATTCGACGCCAGCTTAAGAGGACAAATTCGACGTATTAGCATGGGTTTATTGGGTACAAACTAA
- a CDS encoding F0F1 ATP synthase subunit B, with amino-acid sequence MGFFSYFATTSEGGFHLNFDIIEANLINLGIILALLFVYGRKFISDLLDERKAKIVADLEDAETRMKNAKAALTKAQKDLEQAQKQAQVIREEAKVSAEKAKSNVLAQGREEIEKLKANAVKELDNEQAKVVADLKQRIAQLALERVESELRDRLDDASQSRLIDRSIAQLGGNS; translated from the coding sequence ATGGGATTCTTTTCCTATTTTGCCACCACATCAGAAGGTGGTTTTCATTTAAACTTCGACATTATCGAAGCGAATCTTATCAACCTTGGGATTATTCTTGCTCTTCTTTTCGTTTATGGGCGAAAATTTATTAGTGATCTTTTGGATGAGCGCAAGGCAAAAATTGTTGCTGATCTCGAAGATGCTGAAACCCGAATGAAGAATGCGAAAGCTGCTTTGACTAAGGCACAGAAAGATCTTGAGCAGGCTCAAAAGCAAGCTCAAGTGATCCGTGAAGAAGCCAAGGTTTCAGCTGAGAAGGCTAAGTCTAATGTTTTAGCTCAAGGTCGTGAAGAAATTGAGAAGCTAAAGGCTAATGCTGTCAAGGAGCTTGATAATGAGCAGGCAAAAGTAGTTGCTGATCTTAAACAGCGTATTGCACAGCTTGCTTTAGAAAGGGTTGAGAGTGAATTACGCGATCGCCTTGATGATGCTTCTCAGTCGAGACTCATTGATCGTAGTATTGCTCAGCTAGGAGGTAACTCATGA
- a CDS encoding F0F1 ATP synthase subunit B', translating to MTHWTLFLATEAVEKTAEGGLFDFDATLPLMALQIIVLTIVLNKLFYKPIGEVIDERSDYIRTNLLGAKERQDKAESLALQYEQELRDVRRETQEVVAMAQAEAQKVVAKEMKLAQEQALAEREKVALEIEAQRKSAFESLERDVDGLTSQIVEKLVGAGS from the coding sequence ATGACGCACTGGACACTTTTTTTAGCAACAGAAGCAGTTGAGAAAACCGCTGAAGGTGGTCTTTTTGATTTTGATGCGACGTTGCCTTTAATGGCACTTCAAATCATCGTTTTAACAATTGTTTTGAATAAGCTCTTTTACAAACCTATTGGTGAAGTAATTGACGAGCGTTCGGATTATATTCGAACAAATCTATTGGGAGCGAAAGAACGTCAAGATAAGGCAGAAAGTCTTGCTCTCCAGTATGAGCAGGAATTGCGTGATGTCCGTCGGGAAACTCAAGAAGTTGTAGCGATGGCTCAAGCAGAGGCTCAGAAAGTTGTAGCTAAAGAGATGAAACTTGCTCAAGAGCAAGCTTTAGCTGAACGAGAAAAGGTTGCCTTAGAAATTGAAGCTCAGCGTAAGTCTGCGTTTGAATCCTTAGAGCGAGATGTCGACGGACTGACTAGTCAGATTGTTGAAAAGCTCGTTGGAGCCGGATCATAA
- the atpE gene encoding ATP synthase F0 subunit C, whose translation MDSVVAAASVIGAGLAVGLGAIGPGVGQGTASGQAVAGIARQPEAEGKIRATLLLTLAFMESLTIYGLVVALILLFANPFA comes from the coding sequence ATGGATTCTGTAGTTGCTGCTGCTTCTGTAATTGGTGCTGGTTTGGCTGTTGGCTTGGGTGCAATCGGACCCGGTGTTGGTCAAGGTACTGCCTCTGGACAGGCAGTGGCTGGTATTGCTCGTCAACCTGAAGCTGAAGGTAAAATTCGGGCAACATTACTTTTGACCCTTGCATTTATGGAATCTCTTACCATTTACGGTCTTGTTGTTGCTCTTATTCTTCTCTTTGCTAATCCTTTTGCATAA
- the atpB gene encoding F0F1 ATP synthase subunit A: MFDSLTTLQNFPLAELEIGKHLYWEFGGLHVHGQVFLTSWFVISILLVVSVLASKSAQRIPSGVQNLMEYVLEFLRDLTKNQIGEKEYRPWVPYVGTLFLFIFVSNWSGALLPWKLIGLPEGELAAPTNDINTTVALALLTSLAYFYAGFKKKGLGYVARYVQPTIILLPINILEDFTKPLSLSFRLFGNILADELVVAVLVLLVPLFIPVPVMALGLFTSAIQALVFATLAAVYIGEALEDHH; encoded by the coding sequence ATGTTCGATAGTTTAACAACACTTCAAAATTTCCCCCTTGCTGAACTAGAAATCGGCAAACACCTTTATTGGGAGTTCGGTGGATTACATGTCCATGGTCAAGTTTTTTTGACATCTTGGTTTGTTATTTCCATCTTACTTGTCGTTTCTGTTCTTGCGAGCAAAAGCGCCCAGCGTATTCCAAGCGGTGTCCAAAACCTCATGGAGTATGTCTTGGAATTTTTGCGTGATTTGACCAAAAATCAAATTGGGGAAAAAGAGTATCGTCCTTGGGTTCCCTACGTCGGTACTTTATTCTTATTTATCTTTGTGTCTAACTGGTCTGGAGCACTACTTCCTTGGAAGCTTATTGGACTTCCAGAAGGTGAACTCGCAGCACCAACAAATGACATCAACACAACAGTTGCCTTAGCACTGTTAACCTCCCTCGCATATTTTTATGCAGGCTTTAAGAAAAAAGGATTGGGTTACGTTGCAAGATATGTTCAGCCAACAATTATTTTGTTGCCTATCAATATTCTTGAAGACTTTACCAAGCCTCTCTCCCTAAGCTTCCGTCTCTTCGGTAATATTCTTGCTGATGAATTGGTAGTGGCGGTATTGGTTTTATTAGTGCCTTTATTTATTCCCGTTCCTGTTATGGCTTTAGGTCTATTTACTAGCGCTATTCAGGCTTTAGTCTTTGCCACTTTGGCTGCGGTCTATATCGGTGAAGCCCTAGAAGATCACCACTAA
- a CDS encoding ATP synthase subunit I, with amino-acid sequence MIARGLSRCPLFYSTKSTVNQPDQSYWSPILLNVNSSNSQENPIDSELPEKTSENAGIESKTRSMDEFYQLKTSLLLVTLGITGIAFLITWVALSLQIALNYLFGAAVGLIYLRMLAKYVEKINVAQQQIASGRLAVFVGMIVVAARVEQLSILPVFLGFLTYKVVIIGYVGLQSLMPDLKEE; translated from the coding sequence ATGATTGCACGTGGTTTGTCTCGTTGCCCTTTGTTTTATTCGACAAAGAGCACAGTCAATCAACCTGATCAATCATATTGGTCTCCAATTTTACTAAATGTGAATTCATCTAATTCTCAGGAAAATCCGATTGATTCCGAACTCCCTGAAAAAACATCAGAGAATGCCGGAATCGAAAGCAAAACTAGATCGATGGATGAGTTTTATCAGCTCAAAACTTCGCTCTTATTAGTCACTCTAGGAATAACAGGAATTGCTTTCCTTATTACTTGGGTTGCCTTGTCCCTTCAAATAGCACTTAACTATTTATTTGGGGCCGCTGTCGGCTTAATTTACTTGAGAATGCTGGCTAAATACGTAGAAAAAATAAACGTTGCTCAACAGCAAATTGCATCAGGTCGCCTCGCCGTATTCGTCGGGATGATCGTTGTTGCTGCCCGCGTTGAACAACTCTCTATTTTACCTGTGTTCCTAGGATTCCTAACCTATAAAGTAGTCATCATTGGCTACGTTGGGCTACAGAGTCTAATGCCAGATTTAAAGGAAGAATAA